A genome region from Sphingorhabdus sp. SMR4y includes the following:
- the folE gene encoding GTP cyclohydrolase I FolE, with translation MADHSLSIEDALAEREAQKIPVPDEVQEAVRTLLRWSGEDPEREGLVDTPKRVARAWKEYCEGYAENPAMHLARTFEEVGGYDELVLLKDIPFHSHCEHHMAPIIGKASIAYMPTDKVVGISKLARVLHGFARRLQVQERLTAEVAECIWENLKPQGVAVVIEASHSCMTARGVRTPGVSMTTSRLLGCFLDDARSREEVMSLMGY, from the coding sequence TTGGCCGACCATTCCCTTTCTATCGAAGACGCGCTTGCAGAGCGCGAAGCCCAGAAAATTCCGGTACCCGACGAGGTGCAGGAAGCGGTGCGCACATTGTTGCGCTGGTCGGGCGAAGACCCGGAACGCGAGGGGCTGGTCGACACGCCGAAGCGCGTGGCGCGGGCGTGGAAGGAATATTGTGAGGGCTATGCCGAGAACCCGGCTATGCACCTGGCGCGCACCTTTGAGGAAGTGGGCGGCTATGACGAGCTGGTGCTGCTGAAGGACATTCCGTTTCACTCCCACTGCGAACATCATATGGCGCCGATCATCGGCAAGGCGAGCATCGCCTATATGCCGACCGACAAGGTCGTCGGCATCTCCAAGCTCGCCCGCGTGCTGCACGGATTCGCCCGGCGGTTGCAGGTTCAGGAAAGACTGACGGCGGAAGTGGCCGAATGTATCTGGGAAAATCTGAAGCCACAGGGCGTGGCGGTCGTGATCGAAGCCAGCCACAGCTGCATGACCGCGCGCGGTGTCCGCACACCGGGCGTCTCGATGACGACCAGTCGATTGCTCGGCTGTTTTCTGGACGATGCACGGAGCCGCGAGGAAGTCATGAGCCTGATGGGCTATTGA
- the rpsF gene encoding 30S ribosomal protein S6 has translation MPMYEHVFLARQDLSQSQVDALAQEATKIVESNEGKVVLTETWGLRTLAYKIQKNRKAHYVMLRLDAPGSVVLELERQTRINEDIIRFLTIRVDEHEEGPSVMMRKPERDRERKPRRDDN, from the coding sequence ATGCCAATGTATGAGCATGTCTTCCTTGCGCGACAGGATCTGAGCCAGTCTCAGGTTGATGCTCTTGCGCAGGAAGCCACCAAAATTGTTGAATCGAATGAAGGCAAGGTCGTACTGACCGAAACCTGGGGCCTGCGTACGCTCGCCTACAAGATCCAGAAGAACCGCAAGGCCCATTATGTCATGCTGCGTCTCGATGCACCGGGCAGTGTTGTCCTGGAACTGGAACGCCAGACCCGGATCAACGAAGATATCATCCGTTTCCTGACCATCCGCGTCGACGAGCATGAAGAAGGTCCGTCCGTGATGATGCGCAAACCCGAACGTGATCGCGAACGCAAACCGCGCCGCGACGACAATTAA
- the rplI gene encoding 50S ribosomal protein L9 — protein sequence MDIILLERVENLGTIGDVVTVKNGYARNFLLPNKKALRANEANKKVFEANRQQIEADNEAKRKEAEAASGGIDGKQIVLIRASSASGQLYGSVSVRDIVEALNADGAPVEKSMVILEKPIKTLGVFDVRIRLHPEVNVTIQANVARSDDEADLQKDGIDVIAQMFEEEQAELAAAALSPDSEDDGEEAAEGDAEAAETAETAAEEDDSETKE from the coding sequence ATGGATATTATTTTGCTCGAACGAGTCGAAAATCTCGGCACCATCGGCGACGTTGTCACCGTGAAAAACGGCTATGCCCGCAACTTCCTGCTTCCCAACAAGAAAGCGTTGCGCGCCAACGAAGCCAACAAGAAGGTCTTCGAAGCCAATCGCCAGCAGATCGAGGCGGACAATGAAGCGAAGCGCAAGGAAGCCGAAGCGGCATCCGGCGGCATCGACGGCAAGCAGATCGTTCTGATCCGCGCGTCGTCGGCCAGCGGTCAGCTGTACGGCTCCGTATCGGTCCGCGACATTGTCGAAGCCCTTAATGCTGACGGCGCTCCGGTCGAGAAGAGCATGGTCATTCTGGAAAAACCGATCAAGACGCTCGGTGTTTTCGATGTCCGCATTCGTCTCCACCCGGAAGTCAATGTCACGATCCAGGCCAATGTGGCCCGCTCTGACGACGAAGCCGATCTTCAGAAAGACGGCATCGACGTGATCGCCCAGATGTTCGAAGAAGAGCAGGCTGAACTGGCTGCAGCTGCGCTTTCGCCCGATAGCGAAGATGACGGTGAAGAAGCTGCTGAAGGCGATGCCGAAGCTGCTGAAACCGCAGAAACAGCTGCAGAAGAGGACGATTCCGAAACCAAGGAATAG
- the rpsR gene encoding 30S ribosomal protein S18 codes for MGRPFFRRRKSCPFSGKNAKPIDYKDVKTLQGFISERGKIVPSRITAVSAKKQRELSKAIKRARHLGLLPYLVK; via the coding sequence ATGGGACGTCCATTTTTCCGTCGCCGCAAAAGCTGCCCCTTTTCCGGCAAAAACGCCAAGCCCATCGACTATAAAGACGTGAAGACGCTGCAGGGATTCATTTCCGAACGCGGCAAGATCGTACCAAGTCGTATCACCGCAGTATCCGCCAAGAAGCAGCGCGAGCTTTCCAAAGCCATCAAACGCGCCCGCCATCTCGGCCTCCTGCCCTACCTCGTGAAATAG